Genomic window (Flavobacteriales bacterium):
AGTAGAAGTCGACCAGCTCGATGTTCTTCTCCCCCAGTCGCGCATCCAGATCCTTCAAGGTCTTTGGTGGGGACAAGATCACTTTATCGCCCTTCCTCCAGTTCAGCGGCATGGCGGTGCCGGGGTTAGCATCGACGGCCTGCATCGCCTCCAACACGCGCTTGATCTCGTCCATGTTGCGCCCCACGTTCAGCGGGTAGTACATGATCAAGCGGATGATGCCTTTCGGGTCGATGAAGAACACGGCCCGCACCGCAGAGGTGTTGCTGGCGTTCTCGTGCAGCATGCCATAGAGGTTCGCCACCTTCATGTCGATGTCCGCGATGATGGGGAAGTCCATGAAGACACCGGTCTTCTCGCGCACGTTCTGCACCCAGGCCACATGGCTGTGGATGCTGTCGATGCTTTCGCCGATCAGTTTCGTATTGTGCTCCGCGAACCACTTCTTCTCTTTGGCAAAGCCGGAAAGCTCCGTGGTGCATACGGGCGTGAAATCCGCCGGGTGTGAGAAGAGGATGGCCCAGCTATCCTTGATGTACTCGCTGAAGCGCAGGGGACCTGTCGTGGTCAACGCTTCGAAATCCGGGGCTTGGTCGCCGATCCTCGGCATGCTCGTTC
Coding sequences:
- a CDS encoding peroxiredoxin, which gives rise to MEGTSMPRIGDQAPDFEALTTTGPLRFSEYIKDSWAILFSHPADFTPVCTTELSGFAKEKKWFAEHNTKLIGESIDSIHSHVAWVQNVREKTGVFMDFPIIADIDMKVANLYGMLHENASNTSAVRAVFFIDPKGIIRLIMYYPLNVGRNMDEIKRVLEAMQAVDANPGTAMPLNWRKGDKVILSPPKTLKDLDARLGEKNIELVDFYLAKKELA